One window of the Chitinophaga niabensis genome contains the following:
- a CDS encoding Crp/Fnr family transcriptional regulator, with amino-acid sequence MENLYHSGYDALYTRINQIQPHPEELKKDIIQTSTIVKLDRKDIIVRPGEISRHSYFIIDGFVRIYRDHGRKESTTWFLNNNDFMLQVHGSFFGNPSPEYLQATDPTTCIKMHIDDQEELFRKYPMFFVTYTKLIHIYYTQLIDRDSCKALSAKEKYLKLLEEYPYIIQKAQSAHIASYFGISETYYSKIKNNRV; translated from the coding sequence ATGGAGAACCTCTACCACTCTGGGTATGATGCTTTATACACCAGGATCAACCAAATTCAACCCCACCCAGAGGAATTAAAAAAAGACATTATCCAAACAAGCACTATCGTAAAACTCGACAGGAAAGATATCATCGTTAGACCAGGAGAAATTTCCCGGCATAGCTATTTTATCATTGACGGCTTTGTAAGGATCTATCGCGACCATGGACGAAAGGAGTCTACAACATGGTTCCTCAACAATAATGACTTTATGCTCCAGGTACACGGATCCTTCTTTGGTAACCCCAGCCCGGAGTATCTCCAGGCAACTGATCCTACAACCTGCATCAAAATGCATATAGACGATCAAGAGGAGTTATTTAGAAAGTATCCCATGTTTTTTGTTACCTACACAAAGCTTATCCATATTTATTACACACAACTTATTGATCGGGATTCCTGCAAAGCGCTATCTGCAAAGGAAAAGTACCTAAAGCTGCTGGAAGAGTATCCTTACATCATTCAAAAAGCACAAAGCGCCCATATCGCCTCGTATTTTGGTATTTCCGAAACCTATTACAGCAAGATAAAAAACAATCGCGTTTAG
- a CDS encoding helix-turn-helix transcriptional regulator: MHYLFSSQTQDELVVSVQKTPHTALYMMPCAAATIHEGSFGSLLTQEIRREEFTISLHIFQVHELQAFKFAVEKPYAAFTYVLQGEALFSVPGMGNVPIEEGSYYLFYFPTGVHTLQLETNICMIVQIELTTTLLNKLAGTYYGMYEAHTSILENATEGILLNVNWMNPRICNILSKLIYCRLVEEIGALYQETRMRDLLLLYAEDINDKDKKEHGNFNFSSADINAILEAGNQQIQKIDEFTYLKDIARSALLHPTKLQAGFKKIFGKSRTKLINEAKIEKVKSLLQETDKPLKDIAYETGFCNTSSLIRFFKRHEGITPLQYRK, encoded by the coding sequence ATGCATTACCTGTTTTCCAGCCAAACACAGGATGAACTTGTAGTTAGCGTCCAAAAAACACCTCACACCGCATTATACATGATGCCTTGTGCCGCCGCCACAATTCACGAAGGATCTTTTGGCAGCCTGCTGACCCAGGAGATCAGAAGAGAGGAGTTTACCATCAGCCTGCATATCTTCCAGGTACATGAACTTCAGGCCTTCAAGTTCGCTGTAGAGAAACCTTATGCGGCATTTACCTATGTATTGCAAGGCGAAGCCCTCTTTTCTGTACCGGGCATGGGGAATGTTCCTATTGAAGAAGGATCATATTACCTCTTTTACTTCCCAACTGGTGTGCATACCCTGCAATTAGAAACGAATATTTGCATGATTGTTCAGATTGAGTTGACCACTACCCTGCTGAACAAACTGGCGGGTACTTACTACGGGATGTATGAGGCCCATACCAGTATCCTTGAAAATGCAACTGAGGGCATCCTGCTCAATGTAAACTGGATGAATCCCCGCATTTGCAATATATTGAGTAAACTAATATACTGCCGGCTGGTGGAAGAAATTGGTGCCCTTTACCAGGAAACCCGGATGCGAGATCTCTTATTACTATATGCAGAAGATATAAATGACAAGGACAAAAAAGAGCATGGCAATTTCAATTTTTCGTCCGCGGATATTAATGCTATTCTGGAAGCGGGAAATCAGCAGATACAGAAAATAGACGAATTTACCTATCTGAAAGATATAGCCCGAAGTGCACTGCTCCACCCTACCAAGCTGCAGGCCGGTTTTAAAAAAATATTCGGAAAAAGCCGTACAAAGCTAATTAACGAGGCCAAAATAGAAAAAGTAAAGAGCCTGTTGCAAGAAACTGATAAACCGCTAAAAGACATAGCTTACGAAACCGGATTTTGTAATACATCCTCTCTCATCAGATTCTTCAAACGCCACGAAGGTATTACCCCTCTTCAATACAGAAAATAA
- a CDS encoding O-antigen ligase family protein — protein sequence MFIKHLKYHRSTIIICLICWVIFLITANRAFVAGSTLSLIFLYLTCNRFRIGKLKLISCLIFLAIILLVLSTIIDPDSSRGRLLIYKISLPIWKDHFFSGIGPGKFASIYNIYQAEYFGGGLNTSKELLLADNTYYAFNDYLQFVVEYGIAGIIALVVYFWFLIELVLYLIRNKKEDLKSTIFFTSQIITISFAAFFTHIYENPIIWCILISAILTLVLTAYKVSINKKYSLPLLFSVNILVLSLSNWEYIINKQAYNDWKDARILSETGAITASLLSYKKAYNDLHQNYEFLLSYGNSLQELHHFSLALEIYTQASIIRISNSLLDNIATCHQKLGNLNEAESFFLRSIFTVPNRFKNRYHLFNFYLITGQMEKASICGNSILSLPVKIPSIKIDEIRMDVIRKLNKIGSNGDKGNFSFINQTIEHEK from the coding sequence ATGTTCATAAAGCACCTTAAATATCATCGGAGCACAATTATAATCTGCCTCATTTGCTGGGTAATATTTCTTATTACAGCTAACCGGGCCTTTGTTGCTGGATCCACTTTGAGCCTAATTTTCCTTTATCTAACCTGCAATAGGTTTCGTATTGGAAAACTAAAACTTATTTCTTGTCTAATTTTTCTTGCTATTATACTGCTTGTGCTCTCAACTATTATTGATCCTGATTCATCGAGAGGCAGATTGCTTATATATAAAATATCACTGCCAATTTGGAAAGATCATTTCTTTTCAGGAATTGGCCCTGGTAAATTCGCAAGTATCTATAATATATATCAGGCGGAATACTTTGGGGGTGGACTAAATACCAGCAAAGAGCTATTACTTGCGGACAATACCTATTACGCCTTTAACGATTACCTTCAATTTGTGGTTGAATATGGAATTGCAGGCATTATTGCACTGGTTGTCTATTTCTGGTTTTTAATCGAGCTCGTTTTATACTTAATAAGGAACAAAAAAGAGGATCTTAAATCGACCATCTTCTTCACATCACAAATAATCACTATTTCTTTTGCTGCATTTTTCACCCATATTTATGAAAACCCCATTATCTGGTGCATTTTAATCAGCGCTATACTTACTCTGGTTTTAACTGCTTATAAGGTAAGTATAAACAAGAAATACTCGCTACCCCTACTATTTTCAGTTAATATTCTTGTATTAAGCTTAAGTAACTGGGAATATATCATTAATAAGCAGGCATATAACGATTGGAAAGATGCAAGGATACTAAGTGAAACGGGCGCAATCACAGCATCTTTACTTTCGTATAAAAAAGCATACAATGATCTACATCAGAACTACGAGTTCCTTCTTTCATATGGAAATTCCCTACAAGAACTCCATCATTTCTCCTTAGCACTGGAAATATACACCCAGGCCAGCATTATTAGGATCTCTAATAGTTTATTAGACAATATCGCCACTTGTCATCAAAAATTAGGAAATCTAAATGAGGCAGAATCCTTTTTCTTAAGATCAATATTCACAGTCCCAAATCGATTTAAAAACAGGTACCATCTTTTCAATTTCTATTTAATAACTGGTCAAATGGAGAAAGCATCCATTTGTGGTAATTCTATCCTAAGTCTTCCAGTTAAAATCCCCTCTATTAAAATAGATGAGATACGGATGGATGTAATAAGAAAACTAAACAAAATAGGCTCCAATGGAGACAAAGGCAATTTTTCATTCATTAATCAAACCATTGAACATGAAAAGTAA